The Musa acuminata AAA Group cultivar baxijiao chromosome BXJ1-8, Cavendish_Baxijiao_AAA, whole genome shotgun sequence genomic sequence TTCCCCATCTTATTATATTCATTCCCCCCGATCTATACATTATCAACTAATCTATACTCTTGATTATTTCCTTCCTGCTCCGTGGGCAATAGGAAGAGTTCCACCTTATTGAAGAATCATTCTCCTTGTACTATGACTTACTCTTAAACATATGCATTATGAGTTACTTGAGATCATAATTTTGCACTTTTATACGTGTATATCCTATCATGAGGGTATACATGGATAAATAAGCTCTAAGAGGATGTTTTACCATGAGATGTTTTCTGCATTTGATTACAAAATGTTGCATACATGACATAATACCTACTCACCTGAATAAGACTATAGGTTTATGCTTACTGCATTATCACTTATAGTAGACCTTGTTTTACAGATAAGTACATTGAAAACCCACCGATGTGATGGGCAAGGAGATAAGCAAACATGGATCCATGCTATTACAGATATAGATGATAACTtgtgatatattttttgaatataaATTATGGACAGGATATGTGTGTGTTCTTTGTTATGGTTAGGTGTTTATAACTAATACAACTGTCAAACACTACCGTGTATAAGTGAAACCATGTCATTTTGTTtgacaagttaacatctttcaaaTTGCCCACTTTTCCGCTATACTATTATTGGTAGTAGTAGTAAACTGCACTTCAAAGACATATCATCCATAGAGAGTACAACAAGATATCTCGAAAATTTGCATAAAGGACAAGCATTTTTGCAGGTAATAATACATCTAAAATAACTAACCTCAAAGAGGGGACTAAGTAAAGACAATAGTTCTATACAAATTTGCTTCTAGCTTTTGGAAGCATCTGTGTTTGGCCCCAAATGATTGTGACTTATTCCTTGTTGtttttgttattatatatattttttctggtGGACTCACCAAAGGAGGCGGAGACAAAAGAACACAAACAAACAAGCCAACAAAAAACAAATCCTCCCTTAGGGCTAGATTATTCTAGTCTCCCACTTCACCAAACACAAGATGCAACTTGCAAGGAACATGTAGCTCAAGCATATTATTATACTTAATTGTTACACACAGTGCAAACTTATTTTAAGCCTTGACTGGAACCCAACAAACCCCAAAAAGGCACTCCTCATTATGGTGTGTACCATTCCCATGAATACTaggtacctaaatattcttttcctCCTATTTTAAGATGAGAGTCTTGAACAACAAGTCAATTAAGAGTTACATGTCGATATATTAATTCACACAGATCATGATTCTAATCAAGCCCCCATTCCAACTCCTAATCCTCAACTTCTGTACATTTTCTCCATGATCACTGGCTCGATAGTATCAGGTTTCACGGAAGAACAATTAAACAAACACAACACctaatcatcaatagaaaaacgcaGATGCAACAAGCTTCAACACTCTCCTTTAAATGGTGCTCGTAGGCATTGGTGCAGTACATGATGCATGCATAAGAACGAAGGCTAAtgataagaaagaagaaaaaagaaaggatgGGGTTTAACTACGAACAAAACGAAAGATAAACAGGAGGGAAGGGAAGGCACCGAACCCTGTTCGTTACGGGCAGTGAAGACGATGGTGCCGGTTTCGTCACCGATGAGGCACTCAGAAATCCTGGTGGGGCGGAGTTGGGCGGCGGAAGCGCGGCCCTTGTGGAGGACCGTCTCGGAGGTGAGCACCTTGACCGTGAGGGTGTGCCCGCTCGTCCCGGGCTTCAGCTGATCCACTTTTACGAACACCGGCTTCCTCTTCGCGGCACCCGCTCCACCTTGGTGTTGGTGCTGCTGTGTCGTCGCCATGGCCGCCGAAGCCCTAACCCCAGAAAGCAGACAAGAACAGCAATCCAAGAGCCAACCGCGAGACGAAACCCTAACAATATATGTTGACCGAGGCGGCGTGGCCGGATTCCATTTGTGTGCGTTATCTCGCGGAACAGGTTAATCCCAGAACTCCGATTCGTGTTGGACTCGACCAAAAGGTTGAGGAAGACCAATTCCCAACTCCTTAAACCGTGCCGCTGACAAATCGCGCATGGATAACCAACCAAATTAAAATCCCATTTTTATCCTctccgctcctctctctctccctcctctctctctctctctctctctctctctctctgctctgcCAATTGATCTCGGTTCGAGCAACGGACCTGAATTAGAGgaagggcgagagagagagagagagaggtggggagGGGGGAAGGGGAGAAACTTATCATTTGGGTCGGATCTCAGGCCCCGACTCGACTGCAAGAACCGCTCCTCGAGCCTTCCCGTCGAATGGATTCCGATTTGTGGATCTCGCGCCTGGAAGCGGCGAAGAGACACTTGTCGCTCCAGCTTCGCCACAATAGTCGATCAGGTGCTCCTCCGACCTGTCTCTTCCATTACCCTTCTTTATCCTTTTCCTGAAAACGACTCCCTGATGCGCGTTGCTTCTTCTTCGATCACAAAGTCAAGGTCTTATTTCTTGTCTCGTGTTGCCAAAATTCGTATTTTTCAGATCGGTTGAGCGTAGATGACTTCGCGGTGGAGGAGGAGATCTGGCCGGATTTGCCCTGCCCGTACTGCTATGAGGATCACGACCTCGCTTCTTTGTGCTCCCATCTTGAAGAGGAGCATCCTTTTGAATCGAAAGTTGCTGTGAGTATTGAGCACTCAGATCGCTTATTGAGATTATTGCTGTCAAGTCGCTTCAGTTTGAAGAAACAATTGGCTTGTTTCGAGCCTATCACAGTTTGATCGCTCAGAAATGGGGGGAAAAGCGAGCAGAACAGTTTATTTTTGTGGTCTCTATTCATCCTAAATTACCTCTAATCTAAGCTAATACTAGAAATTTCTTCTCCCTTGCTTGTGGATTAGAGATGTAAATTTTGAGTAGATATGGAATTGCTAAAAGATCAGATCGATTATCTTTGTTAGGTCTGAAATGTTGTCAACCAACATTAGTGTTGCAAGCAGAAAGAATAGTCTATGCACCATGTCTTTGTGTGAGTTGATACACATGGTGACCGCAAGTAACAATCTTCAATGATTCTTTTTCAGGTTTGCCCTATCTGCTCTGTGAAGATTATGAAAGACATGCTGAATCATATTATAGTGCAACATGGACACTTGTTAAAGGTATCCTTTTCCTAAAATGGTTTGGCAAAGTTGAAGTTTCAGCTGGCCATGATCTGGATCAGCTCAaaaagaattgggattcaaactTATGTTTAAGTTATGGTTTTATATGGATTGATAGTTGCTGAAACTACTGACACACATCCTGACTTTATAATTactttgaattaaaaaaaaaaatccttatggcttttttttcttattttgaaaTTGCTGATTTGATTCAGATCATAAAATGCTGAATCTTTTCACATAATGACTGCAACTGCCAAAACCGATAGTTCTTGAGGGTCAACATTGATGCTAAGATCTTATTGCTAACTTTGGATTACATGCAGAGATCTCGGCCTTTATCCGGGTATACCATCCCTAGCAGCCAGGCACTTTCCCGACTTAGGAAGGACCTTCGTGAAGCCCATCTGCAGTTGCTCTTGGGAAATGGGGTCTATAGATCAAGCAACACCACATTGAATGCAGCAGCTGATTCATTTCTTTCATCATTTGCACTAGATTTCCCACCATCTGAGGCAGAAAAACACTCAAGATCTTCCATTTCAGCTGGAGATGATATGTGTTCTAATAACGAATCAGCTTTACCAACTTGGAACTTGAGGTACTGGTTGAATTTTACTTGCCTTTGGCATCCGTATAGTTTGATATGTTCATTCTAATGCTTTAGAATTCCCATGGAATACTTGAAGGTTGCCTTAGGTTTAGATATTGTGTTAGGTACATAAATTATCTCATTCAAGATATCATGGGCACAAAGTTAATATTAGATAATGCTTTAATTATCACCTTCATTTTTCTCTTATCAAGTCATTTTAGATCGGTACCGAAAATAGAAATAGATCTGCATTCTTAACCCATTTGCTGGTTGCTTACCAGTGAATAAGGCAGTCATCGAAGACATCACCACTGGACCGTCTGCAGTGTGTCATGCTGCTTGCTTAGCTCCCTAACTTGTCAGTAAGGAAGACGAAAACCATAGAAAAAAGTAGTGCTCAAATGGTTATTCGCTTGTTCAGATGTTTTTTTTACCTGCATTTGTGACTATCTTAGAATCCAAACTTGAAACTTTCAAACATTGATTCAACAACCAAGTGACTTAGGAATGATAACATCACATATTTTGGTATCGGAACTTCAATATTAATGATTGGCTCATCATCTGTCTTATTTGAATGGTAGAGCATGTTAGTCACTCTCGTCAGGCCAAGTAATTCAATGGAAACCATAATTACTAATTGCTAATTTATCTGCCTACATAATGAGGTAAAAATACGATAGACATTGTTTATCCATTTACAAGCCATCAGTAATCGAGGAGAATCGATTCTGCTTTTAAGTTATATACAAATATCCATCAATCAGTTGTACAAGCTGAGGGGATTAAGAgagaacaagaaaaggaaaaaaaaaaatgaggttGGTTAGTCTACTTATGTATGGGAAGTACATGGGGCCCAAGCATATTAGGGATCAAGATGCTGATGTTTTGGATGTGCTTATTTTGATATAATTCTTAAAGTAGTTGTACATGCAGCAACTAAGTTATGCATCTGTTCGTCATGCTTTCATGTGAAAAGCTCACTTATAGAATCCTTTGGGTTAGATGGAAGAGACGAGTGGCCTCTGTACGTAGAAACTTGGCATACATAGACTAGGTTCATGTGATACAACAAAAGAGAtaacaaaatattaatttgatctcTTTAAAACCTTCATAGCATATGAGAAAGAGGATAAATTTCACTAGGAACACATCCTACTATGGTAGCTAATTTTGGAACATGTATGGGTTGTCAAAATCTTTATGCACAGATGCATTTGGAGAAAGTGTAGATTGTTCAAGGGCAGTGGTTTATTGTTGGTGCTTAATGACTTAAAAACTTCTTCTATGTTATACAATAACCATAAGAGTTAACCATCATGCCCAATCCCAATTATAGCTTTATATGTGTTAATTTATGTATGTTTCTCGTGGTGGTTAAACATGTTAGTCTTTCTCCATGAGCTATGATTTTAAGTGAGAATCACACATAAGAAAAAGTCTTACAACACAAAGCTGCATGTTTACCAAATATTAGAGGCACCATGTTGTGGATAGGATCTTGAGAATGTTGCTTCTTATGGATAGTATTAAGGTAACAAGCACCAGATTATACTGAGATCTCCAGAACAAGCATATGGAAATACTTAGATTACACTGTGGTCAAATATCCTATCATCCGTTATATGCACTAAGACTTTTGCACTGTGGTCAAAGTTCCTTGTTTTGCAAATCCCTTGTCATTAGTGCTATTCTTTTTTGTCACTAGTACTCTGATATACATGATATCTGTATGGCACACTATAGAACAAACACATGCTTGATCTCAAACGTTTTCTACATTGACGTAATATGATCAGTGGccatgttttttattttatggTAGTTAATTACATTTATGCTCAGTATTTGAGGATGATATCTAAACAAAGCTCAAGTGGAGTAATTAGGAGCATATTTCACCCGGTTGGCATGAAACATAGGATCATTGACTGCTAGAATCCATGAAGCCCCATCATGATCGCATTATTGGAACTGAAAGTCTAATCAAAATGTTTCTTCTTGGCAGTTTTGACTCTTCATTGACTCATGAAGAGAGGGAACAAAAGCGAAAGCATGCCACCACAAGAGCAACTTTTGTGCAAGATTTGCTTCTGTCGACTCTTTTCACTAATTGATGGAGGTGCAAGGATGAGCGAATGATTTGTGGATTCCTGTTGCTAACTGATGGTGAATCATTGAGAACTCGTCTAAAGTCCTTGATGATGAAGGTGACATACTAGGAAGAGATATGGTGGTGATCTCAATGTTCTTCAACCAGATGGATGCatcgacagaaaaaaaaaatgcagtaaTCCAAATATCTATAAATAAGTTATACTTTCAGTAATTGTTTTTCCTTAATAACTTGTAGAGACATCGTATGCATCAGAACAGTTTACAGTGTGAACTTTTGGTGTATGATACATGTTCTTTAGCAGTCTGAGTAAGCAGTTTTAACTATATAGCTAAATAGCTGATAAGGTCGATGCATCGAGGGTAAGGTGGTGAAGATAAGAGGGCTAGTGAGCTACAATCATGATCAACCGCTAGATAAGACTATAAATCCTTCAAATGGATAAAGTCAAAAATTGAAATCCATCAGTTGCGATTAGGATTGTAACGTTTTCTGCACTCCCAAGTACTAATTTGGTGTATATATTCCTCTTCTCATTTTTGTCCTTTCCTGCTGTACAGCTGCAAGTAAAATAGATAGCCAGATTGAGTTAGGGATGGATTTGGTCGTTGACTTGGATTCAGATAAGATAATAAACGATAGAGGTTGGATCAAGAGAGATGATGATTAGCTTCTTTTATGTCAAACTCTAACCCAATCCAAGTCCGACACAAATTCCATACACACAGTTTAGTGCCTCAAAAATGAATGTAATCATCAGATTTCACCGGTAAGAACATGTTTATCCAACTTCCCCTAGTGACATTGATTCATTTTAGATATGAGCTTAAATTTCTGTCGAACTTATTGACATAATGCAAATTGTCAATATAAGCCacgttatttttttctttttctttcgtaAGGACGATTAAAATTTAGTCGTCGGAGGATGGAATCAAATTGAAGGGGCAGGACAAATTTCAATTGTAGATGTGATGTTTGAATTATTCCCCACAATTGCACGAACCCGATTGTGATCGCACGTCTCAATTGACAGATGAACGAGAGGTTTGTACTGGTGGATGGATGGCTCATGTTTGAAAATTGGGAGGCTTGATTAAAGCTGGGGACATTATTAGATCGGATCCATATAAGAAACTGGATCCGATTATGGATTCAAATAAGATCCAGGATCCATTGTGGACAAGAGAAACTTGGCCAGTAATTTGTAGCTATGATTTCCTATCCAACGAATGATAGACATGAACCACTAATTAATTGATGTGGAATGAGCTGGAGTGattacagagaaagaaagaaagaaagagaatgtgGAATTAATTTAGGCGTCACAATCTCAGCCATCTATATGGTTTGATATCTTAGTTCAGGATCAAAGATGACTGACTCATAAGCAAACCCCAATTTATGCATGCATGCAACAGTCGAAACAATTCTTATGGTGTCTACGTTAACTTGATAGACATTTACTAACCCGTGTGAGAATAAACTGCGGTGTtagatagagaaagagagagagagaggaataaacTCACATTTGGGTGATGGGGTCGCTCACCATAACGCACCGAATAAAGACTCGGGGCACGCCGGCAATCGATCAGAGAAGTTGACAAGGGAACGTGGATGGCAGATGATGATGCAGTACAACTTGGCACACGGATCAGTTGCCATGTCCACATCACGTAGGATGCTGTCCAAGTGTCTACGATTGGGTCACCGAGCCAAGCCAAACGGAATCAGATGCGGTTCACCTGCATGACCAGAAACCTGATCCGAGAGCTTCCACTCGGCTTTCGTGCCGAGTTCAATCTCTCCAACCAATGAGTAAGTGTACTCATAAAAGTGatcctgataccaaatgataaaaggGCAGGCAGGATCGATTCCAGGTTCTTTCTAAATAAGCTAGCTGGTTGAGACTAATTAAATATATGACCCGGTGTTGTTACAACAATATGTGCAACATGAATAATATGTTTTCTCTTGTATTATAAGCAAACAAATCTCATTGTGAAACGCTACTGTATTAGCATAATGCACTGATAAATATCGTATCATCTTTATAAGGTAGAATGAAGCTCGATAGATATGAGTTGTGAGATGCCTTGTCGTTATCATGAATGGATGCTGTCAAAAGGTGCATCTGGTTCGAGGAACTCACCAGCAGAACACTGCGATGACATGTGACTTGCACCAACCAAGGAACATGATGGCGGGGATGCTTGCTTTTGGTCGCAGTCGCCCAGTTTAAATGCTCTGATCCACTCGAAGATGCAATCTTTGACCACGGTAAGTGGCCAAACCTGGATCATGATTGGCGGGACCTGCATTCATATATATCCAACTCGAAAAAAGGCACGACCAAACAAGTGTAACGAGCATGGGTTCTTTTTTAACCTGAAATTATACATTCCAGAGTGCTCATGGATCATTCAACCGGTAACGGGTCAGACAGAAACGGGATAAACAAGACAATTATCAATTGAGATTTGCTGACGGTGCGATAGTAATTAGATAAGAGAAGACTTACATCACGGCAATGTGATTGATTCCACATGAACAGCAGCACCCTTGGATAGTGATTTGCCCGCCATGGCATGACCTCAACTATGGCATCCGTAGTAGGTTAGGTTACTGAGAAAGAACAATAGGATGAAAAAGCTTTCGGAAGCGGATCTTTGGAAAGCGTACCTGGCACCTGGTAAAATAGTCTTGAGCTATCCATACTGGGAATCATCCTCTCCCTGCCACAAATAGGCACCGCCCAACTATCctatcaaaaaagaaaaagacttttAGAATATAATAGAGTTAGAGCTTACTTGATGCCGAAAATTACTGTTGATAAGTAGCATCGATGCTTCCGCTAAAGTTCCTTGCGAGTATAGCATAAGTGTGATGTTAACAGCAAATGACCACATAAAACTCATGCTCAAGAATCTTACCATATTGCAACTGGAAAAGTCCAGAAAATCAACATTATACAATAATAGAGATAATATTCTATAGCTAAAGATAATGATGAACCAGTCTTTGGGGTCGACATAATCATAGATGAGTAATCATACCAATCGCATGGCTGGTTCAGAAGATCCATGTACTAATGGATATGTAGTCATGATCGAGTTGTATGCCCAGTTTTCCAATAGGACCACAAGAAGCAGTGGGGACACGAGGGGGGAAGCCTTCCTTGCTGACAAGAGGGCCCATGCCAGCAGTCCTGCCTTCTACTGTTGGATGCAAAGGTCAAAATTTTTCCACCTAGTAACATTACCTGCACAGCATCCAAATAATTGCTCTTGGCACTGAGCTTTGTTGCCTAGACAACAACCAAACAATTGCTTTGGCAACCAGTTGGCTCTATGTTTTCTTCACTCATCAAATAGATGATGGCACATTTCTTTGATCCAGAACTTCATGTGCTGCTGCAGCAAAAGATAACAGAGTAAAAAACGAGATTCATCCCTTGATAATGCAACAAACAGGTCTATTGTATCCCTAGATATTGCATGATCGACATGTGAACATCATTGATGTTTAGTAGGTGCATTGTGAGAAATGCTCAGTAGCAAGCAGTAGCCAATTATAGAAAGGGAGTAGTTTACTATTCAAGTTGGGCATAATGAATTAGCGTCCCATATAGCATTCTCAACTAACCCAGTGAGGAAAGTCTGGTTACCAGGATATTTGACTAGCATAAAATAACTGTACCTGATGAAGGCTAATCTGCATTTCTTAAGAGGTTCTTCAGGACAAACAAAACAGTCACAAAAGATACTAATGGAGCAACGGGCCAATACTTGTTCCTTTCAATCAAATCAACTAAATGCTGACTGGTTCACTTGGAGGGACCATGAGATGGAACTTGAGAGGTGAGCTAACCAAGAGCATCTAAGATATAGGACCTTATTCTAATTAGTGACGGAGGTTAAAACTAAAAGGACCAACCAATATGTGAATGAGGTTCCTGACCTGTAGCACTCAAGATCAATCCTCTCCTTCGTAGTTTTCTTGGGTTGTCCAATCATAGCCATTGTTCGCATTGCTACAGGACTAAGGCTTCATCCAACCCAACCAACTCTGCAAAGCCTGGTGCTGCTTCTCGCATGCTTGAGCTGTGCAGAAAAGAACTCAAATAATGTATTTGAATGATGTGATCCTTGGATTTTGCTGATAAATATGACATCGTTAACAACAGGCTGCGTGACCAAGAGGTGATGTCTCATTCTTGCTCAGCATCAATCACCCATCCATTGCACCCACCACAAGGTTTGACACCCATATTATTCCGTCATCCAGACATTTCATCATGGACAGATCCATCTTCCCAGAGACCAGATCACATGATTTTCATTGAGCTACACTGACTTCAATGGGGTCACAATAGAAGTCTGGTTATCATCATCTTCCGACATGGTGGCACACAGCCTTGCAATTTGCAAAACAAAGTGGGCATTTGTAGGCTTTGAGTTGCCACAAACTGACTTAATCTCCAGATTACTATTTTATAGCACATAGGTTGAAGACTATTTTGCATCATGTCACAAGTATGGATGTCGTTTCTGGGGCCACATTTTCTATCAAAATGCAACATCATGTCGCCAAAGAAATTACCATCTGGGAGAAACTAAAAGAACTTCATTAGGAAGAGAGAATAATGTCTTTCTGATTAAATAACCAAAGGTCTTTTGGTTATGATCATATGGTCTCCATCAGATGACTAACTCCACAGAATATCTGGCCACATTCACGGACCAGACATGCATCATCCCAAAAGTGGTGCTTGAACACAGCAGATCCTCTGTTGGCACTGGAAGGGCATGGGTTCAAGCAAACCCAAAACAGTGACTTTACTGTTTACAAAAGGCACTAGCCCCACAAAAAGCCAAGAGTCATTTCCTTAATTAATTTCAAAGTAACTTTGAGTCATAGGGCTTCGATATGATTCAGCTGTTTCGATCATCTATGTCCATTTTAAACCAAGACTTCACATCGATTTTGTAAAAAATCCATCCACTTCAGACGTGTGTAATTGGAATTCCCACTACCATAAACCTTGTGAACTTGGCATGAAACTATTGCCCATTGTTTCCAGAATATCAAATCTCTAACCTTTATAATTTATCACACAATCTGCAAATCTTTTGATCCTAGTGATTAAATCCAAGTTCTCTATTACGCTTTTTCCCTTCTCATGACCTTTTTCCTCATCCAAACCTCGCTCTGCATTTACCAACCAGCCCATTTGCTCAAGACACCAGACAGACAGCAGCCTTCACTTTCTTATATATATAGTAGATCACTCGAGTTCGATCACCACCGAATATCAAACTACAAAAGCATCACATTGCAACCATGTTCTCTTGCATGAACTACTTACAACATTTTTGCAATGATGGTTTCCAATTGGAAAGTGGAGGATTCAACTTACATGATGACCTTTTGCCATCACTTGGAGCAACAATAAACCATACAACCAAACTCAGGAAGCACATTGTCTCCCCATATGATCCTCGTTACAGGTATATTGACCCATCAGTCTGTTTTCTCACATTCATATTTTAGAAAACTGGACagtttattttcttctcttttcactaACTGCTTTCCAGACTATGGGAGTTGTTCTTGATATTTCTGGTTCTCTACTCCGCCTGGATCTGCCCATTTGAGTTTGCATTTCTACGATACTTGCCAAGCAAAATTTTTCTTGTGGATAACATTGTCGATAGCTTTTTTGCAATCGACATTGTACTCACATTCTTTGTTGCTTTCATGGATCACAAATCCTGTCTTCTTGTTGATGATCCAAAGAGAATAGCAGTCAGGTCAGTGTTTACCTTTTATTTCTCCAAAGTACTAATACATACTTTGCTATTTAGTCCAAATTCCATGACAAAATATTACACAGGTATCTATCTACTTGGTTCATCTTTGATGCATGTTCAACATATCCCATTCAAACAATCAGCTTCTCCTACAATAGACATGGTAATAGTCTCAGCTTCAAACTTCTGAGTATGCTTAGACTGTGGCGTCTGCGTCGTGTCGGTTCTCTGTTTGCTAGGTCTGTATCTTCTCCCATTTCTCAGTACATATATCACAAATAGAAGAACAGGAACAATCTCATTAATTTTCTTTCCTCAGGCTTGAGAAGGATATTCGGTTCAATTATTTCTGGACACGGTGCACAAAACTTTTCTCAGTAAGCTTTCAGAATGGTATTCAATTTGTCTTGCTTCAAAAAGCTGCTTGATTTCTAAAAGAATAACTTTTTTGTAACGCAGGTAACTATTTTTGCAGTTCATTGTTCTGGATGCTTTAACTATATGATTGCCGACCGATACCCTGACCCAAAAAGAACCTGGATAGGAGCAGTGATACCAAACTTCAGGGAAGATGACCTGTGGCTCAGATATGTAACAGCAATATACTGGTCAATTACAACCCTGACGACAACAGGCTATGGTGACTTACATGCTGAAAACACAAGAGAAATGCTATTTGATATATGCTACATGTTCTTCAATCTGGGTTTGATGGCTTACCTCATTGGAAATATGACAAATCTTGTTGTCCAAGGGACCAGTCGCACAAAAAAATTTGTATGTTCTATTCCACTCCGCAAGTTTTTTTCTGGAGATCCTTTATTTTGCTTGCCATTAACCTATATACCTGCTAATTTAGccaaataacaaagaaaaataacAGATCATGCCATGGATCACCAACACTGGCAGATATTTTTGTAAGTCTAGACCCAGAACACAGAATATGATGTTTGATTGTCTGGTTGAACAAGTCTTTCTGAGTCAACTATTCTTTATGTACAGTTTCTCTCTTCTGTATTGTTCACAAGTTAAAAAGATATTCCTGCTTCTTAAATCACATTTCATTAATAGGATTTATTAAACTACATGGTCATTTTGGCAAAGGGTGAAGAGAATAATTGAAACAGCTTGAATAACAGTCGACCACTATTCTAATGTACTTGGATTTTACATTCTGTTATTGATTGTTCATTTTGATATTCAGAGGGACACCATCCAAAATGCTTCCGAATTTGCATCAAGAAATAAGTTGCCAAAATACATAGAGGAACAGATGCTATCTCACAT encodes the following:
- the LOC103996130 gene encoding uncharacterized protein LOC103996130; translated protein: MTTYPLVHGSSEPAMRLDSWAVPICGRERMIPSMDSSRLFYQVPVEVMPWRANHYPRVLLFMWNQSHCRDVPPIMIQVWPLTVVKDCIFEWIRAFKLGDCDQKQASPPSCSLVGASHMSSQCSAGEFLEPDAPFDSIHS
- the LOC135588377 gene encoding protein DEHYDRATION-INDUCED 19-like is translated as MDSDLWISRLEAAKRHLSLQLRHNSRSDRLSVDDFAVEEEIWPDLPCPYCYEDHDLASLCSHLEEEHPFESKVAVCPICSVKIMKDMLNHIIVQHGHLLKRSRPLSGYTIPSSQALSRLRKDLREAHLQLLLGNGVYRSSNTTLNAAADSFLSSFALDFPPSEAEKHSRSSISAGDDMCSNNESALPTWNLSFDSSLTHEEREQKRKHATTRATFVQDLLLSTLFTN
- the LOC135588378 gene encoding uncharacterized protein At4g28440-like, whose amino-acid sequence is MATTQQHQHQGGAGAAKRKPVFVKVDQLKPGTSGHTLTVKVLTSETVLHKGRASAAQLRPTRISECLIGDETGTIVFTARNEQVDLMKPGATVILRNAKIDMFKGSMRLAVDKWGRIEVTAPASFTVKEDNNLSLIEYELVNVVEE